One Brassica napus cultivar Da-Ae chromosome C4, Da-Ae, whole genome shotgun sequence genomic region harbors:
- the LOC106392924 gene encoding uncharacterized protein LOC106392924 has translation MSLSFNFPRPTTEADDLENLYKAYGVDRTVVLDLAGTNETPETVREGYYGAYLSFFHSCGLTFLIPEPILEVLAELGLSLTQLLPNFLRHLVAFLVKAREEGLAFGVSEFRQLVLVKQNKQNPGTFLVSPHPGRHIIEDIPYRDEKWREQFFVLKMDRASMCDFDFSQLPRRWAENIVPSGSSSMSDEIRDLMNWFASRGRASEKSPLISIHDSDDKDVSGETRPPVSLSPGSEDENVAASRKRCRSSEGDLPGLSRPRFVYEGDGSSFAAQSDLISLAGRMRSAGCRLPSLASSVEREAYAKVAVASSKVMEAFNEYVVTIKDHVVASRNDKEIESIGSEIKRLSEELEATKREGKKDDEKIEVLTEDRRRVHLENETLTSQMVAQRARIAAPEVERDWDIRRASRIARRDIAAKYREVLESLKGSWASKKKEVYAEIRLQEVTANIDLLNELKDGGLTMDAELARLKGMKGDYEDLVALAAVPDWLISELDLP, from the exons ATGTCCTTGTCGTTCAATTTTCCTCGTCCGACTACCGAGGCTGATGATCTCGAGAACCTTTACAAGGCGTACGGGGTCGATCGTACCGTCGTTCTTGATTTGGCCGGTACGAATGAGACTCccgaaaccgtgagagaaggcTACTACGGAGCCTATCTTTCCTTCTTTCATTCCTGCGGTCTTACCTTCCTGATCCCGGAGCCAATACTGGAGGTCCTGGCGGAGCTTGGGTTATCGCTTACCCAGCTTCTCCCAAATTTTCTTAGGCATCTTGTCGCCTTCTTGGTTAAGGCTAGGGAGGAGGGTCTTGCTTTTGGTGTTAGTGAGTTTCGTCAGCTCGTTCTGGTGAAGCAGAATAAGCAGAACCCTGGTACTTTTCTCGTGTCTCCGCACCCAGGTCGCCACATCATCGAGGACATCCCTTATCGCGACGAGAAGTGGCGCGAGCAATTTTTCGTTTTGAAGATGGATCGAGCATCTATGTGTGACTTTGATTTCTCCCAGCTTCCCCGGCGTTGGGCTGAGAATATCG ttCCTTCTGGAAGTTCTTCAATGTCGGATGAGATCCGCGATCTGATGAACTG GTTTGCATCGAGGGGACGAGCTTCCGAAAAATCTCCCTTGATCTCGATTCATGATTCCGACGACAAAGATGTTTCAGGAGAGACTCGACCTCCTGTCTCGTTGAGCCCTGGCTCAGAAGACGAGAACGTGGCGGCGAGTCGTAAGCGATGTCGGTCATCGGAAGGTGACTTGCCCGGTCTGTCTCGTCCTAGGTTTGTTTATGAGGGAGATGGCTCTTCGTTTGCGGCCCAAAGCGACTTAATTTCCCTCGCTGGTCGCATGAGGTCCGCGGGTTGTCGTCTCCCATCTCTCGCTTCCTCAGTCGAGAGGGAAGCCTATGCTAAGGTTGCTGTGGCGAGCTCTAAG GTGATGGAAGCTTTTAACGAGTACGTCGTGACGATAAAGGATCATGTCGTGGCTTCTCGGAACGACAAGGAAATCGAGAGTATTGGTTCTGAGATCAAGAGGCTTTCGGAGGAGCTCGAAGCCACCAAGCGAGAAGGGAAGAAGGATGACGAGAAGATCGAAGTCTTGACTGAAGACCGGAGGAGAGTTCATCTGGAGAACGAGACTCTCACGTCCCAGATGGTTGCTCAAAGGGCAAGAATTGCGGCGCCTGAGGTCGAGAGAGATTGGGACATTCGCCGCGCTTCTCGTATTGCTCGTCGCGATATTGCGGCAAAGTATCGGGAAGTTCTCGAATCTTTGAAGGGTAGTTGGGCGAGCAAGAAGAAGGAAGTGTATGCTGAGATCCGGCTACAAGAAGTGACCGCCAACATCGACCTCCTGAACGAGCTTAAGGATGGGGGCTTGACTATGGATGCGGAGCTTGCAAGATTAAAGGGAATGAAAGGAGATTACGAGGATCTTGTCGCCCTAGCCGCCGTGCCGGATTGGTTGATCTCCGAG